In Onychostoma macrolepis isolate SWU-2019 chromosome 04, ASM1243209v1, whole genome shotgun sequence, one DNA window encodes the following:
- the LOC131539077 gene encoding deleted in malignant brain tumors 1 protein, with amino-acid sequence MTKVKCFGNETSLIECPVGGADKWGQNLCLHDLYAGVICQPRTRLVSGINFCSGRVEVLHNETWGTVCDDGWDLTDAAVVCREVGCGNALEAKSAAYFGEGLGQIWMDNVNCSANEYALSKCEYREWGAHNCNHSEDAGVICQPVTRLIEGTDACYGRVEVLHDGKWGTVCYDDWGASDGAVVCKEIGCGNIYKYGAYFGTTSEQIWMDNVDCTGEEAALSTCAFQGWGTHNCLFARHAGVICDLPVRLVHGSSICSGRVEVLHDGQWGTVSDDGWDLTDAAVVCRELGCGDAVEAKGGAYFGQGSGPVWMDSVDCVGKESSLIQCNINHWQHYNLDHLHDAGVICGESYSRSGESVQGSETSVKVLLRIEVQTDPMFDPNDPRTMSKLSEEMEKKLHISRPFSLTWKTQKDGKVFQEVSQKKKAARKCN; translated from the exons ATGACTAAGGTGAAATGTTTTGGAAACGAGACCTCACTGATAGAATGTCCAGTGGGTGGAGCGGACAAATGGGGTCAAAACTTGTGCCTACATGACTTGTATGCTGGAGTCATCTGTCAGC CCAGAACCAGGCTGGTGAGCGGCATCAACTTTTGTTCCGGACGAGTGGAGGTTCTTCATAATGAAACATGGGGAACAGTGTGTGATGATGGCTGGGATCTAACAGACGCTGCAGTGGTGTGTAGAGAGGTGGGCTGTGGGAATGCTCTTGAGGCAAAGAGCGCTGCTTATTTTGGAGAAGGTTTAGGACAAATATGGATGGACAATGTAAACTGCTCTGCAAATGAGTATGCATTGAGCAAATGTGAATACCGTGAATGGGGAGCGCATAACTGCAATCATTCAGAGGATGCTGGAGTCATCTGTCAGC CTGTTACAAGGCTGATAGAAGGCACTGATGCTTGTTATGGAAGAGTGGAGGTTCTCCATGATGGAAAATGGGGAACCGTGTGTTATGATGACTGGGGTGCATCAGATGGAGCAGTGGTATGTAAAGAGATAGGCTGTGggaacatttacaaatatggtGCTTATTTTGGAACTACATCTGAACAAATATGGATGGACAATGTAGACTGCACTGGAGAAGAGGCAGCTCTGAGCACCTGTGCATTTCAGGGATGGGGAACTCATAACTGTCTTTTTGCCAGACACGCTGGAGTCATTTGTGACC TCCCGGTCAGGCTGGTGCATGGGAGTAGTATTTGTTCTGGACGAGTGGAGGTTCTTCATGACGGTCAGTGGGGAACCGTGTCAGATGATGGCTGGGATCTAACAGACGCTGCAGTGGTTTGCAGagaactgggctgtggagatgCTGTAGAAGCAAAAGGTGGTGCTTATTTTGGACAGGGATCTGGTCCAGTATGGATGGATTCTGTTGACTGTGTTGGGAAAGAGTCTTCACTCATACAGTGTAACATAAATCACTGGCAACACTACAACCTTGATCACCTGCATGATGCTGGAGTTATTTGTGGTG AGTCCTATTCCAGATCTGGAGAGTCTGTCCAGGGCTCAGAAACAAGTGTTAAAGTCCTGTTGAGGATTGAGGTGCAGACCGACCCCATGTTCGACCCAAATGATCCCAGAACCATGAGTAAACTCTCAGAGGAG ATGGAGAAGAAGCTGCACATTAGCAGACCTTTCTCACTGACTTGGAAAACTCAGAAAGATGGAAAAGTCTTTCAGGAAGTTTCCCAGAAAAAGAAAGCTGCAAGAAAATGTAATTGA
- the LOC131539094 gene encoding small lysine-rich protein 1, translating into MPSGTKKSRSQSAKPAAKSKSKRSSKKRSVSAKSTKADVDILSPAAMENVYYISHNAVDCLEFRGFGWTGATKKKGKKGKKQKSKK; encoded by the exons ATG CCTTCAGGTACCAAAAAGTCAAGATCTCAAAGTGCCAAGCCTGCAGCAAAGAGCAAAAGCAAGCGTTCTTCCAAGAAGAGGTCTGTCAGTGCCAAATCCACAAAGGCAGATGTGGATATTCTAAGTCCAGCTGCCATGGAGAACGTCTACTACATCTCCCATAATGCAGTGGACTGCTTGGAGTTCAGAGGATTTGGCTGGACTGGAGCCACCAAGAAGAAAGGAAAAAAgggcaaaaaacaaaagagcaaaaaatga
- the cd9b gene encoding CD9 molecule b isoform X2, which produces MAAGELQCIKYLLFVFNFIFWLAGTGVLAVGLWLRFDERTKGLFIGEDSPSVFLTGVFILIVAGAVMMVVGFLGCCGAIRESACMLGLFFMFLLIIFAAEVAAGIWGLSNQEKIVTDLQQFYEQTFKTYKDTKQEALRESLRAIQYGLECCGTTGLFFDGAAETCPKKEGLEILVTKNCPDAIKEIFTSRLHVIGGVGIGIGVVMIFGMIFSMLLCCAIRRTQDII; this is translated from the exons ATGGCAGCAGGTGAACTTCAGTGTATCAAATACTTGCTCTTTGTCTTCAACTTCATCTTCTGG CTCGCAGGTACAGGAGTTCTAGCTGTCGGTCTCTGGCTGCGTTTTGATGAAAGAACTAAAGGACTCTTCATTGGAGAAGATTCCCCGTCAGTGTTCCTCACAG GGGTTTTCATCCTCATTGTGGCGGGTGCCGTCATGATGGTGGTTGGGTTCCTTGGCTGCTGTGGAGCAATCAGAGAATCCGCTTGCATGCTGGGACTG TTCTTTATGTTCCTGCTCATCATTTTTGCTGCAGAGGTGGCCGCTGGTATCTGGGGATTGTCCAATCAGGAAAAG ATCGTGACCGATCTCCAGCAGTTCTATGAGCAGACGTTCAAAACCTACAAAGACACTAAACAGGAAGCACTGAGAGAATCTCTGCGAGCCATTCAGTACGGA TTGGAGTGCTGTGGAACAACAGGACTATTTTTTGATGGAGCAGCTGAAACCTGTCCCAAAAAGGAGGGACTTGAAATCTTAGTCACAAAG AACTGCCCAGATGCTATTAAGGAGATCTTCACCTCTAGGCTCCACGTGATTGGAGGAGTTGGGATTGGCATCGGTGTGGTCATG ATCTTCGGCATGATCTTCAGCATGCTGCTGTGCTGTGCCATCCGACGAACCCAGGACATCATATGA
- the cd9b gene encoding CD9 molecule b isoform X1, whose protein sequence is MMAKSGLSSGEQCIKYLIFVFNFIFWLAGTGVLAVGLWLRFDERTKGLFIGEDSPSVFLTGVFILIVAGAVMMVVGFLGCCGAIRESACMLGLFFMFLLIIFAAEVAAGIWGLSNQEKIVTDLQQFYEQTFKTYKDTKQEALRESLRAIQYGLECCGTTGLFFDGAAETCPKKEGLEILVTKNCPDAIKEIFTSRLHVIGGVGIGIGVVMIFGMIFSMLLCCAIRRTQDII, encoded by the exons ATGATGGCTAAGTCAGGTCTGTCCAGTGGAGAGCAATGCATCAAATACCTCATATTCGtctttaatttcatattttgg CTCGCAGGTACAGGAGTTCTAGCTGTCGGTCTCTGGCTGCGTTTTGATGAAAGAACTAAAGGACTCTTCATTGGAGAAGATTCCCCGTCAGTGTTCCTCACAG GGGTTTTCATCCTCATTGTGGCGGGTGCCGTCATGATGGTGGTTGGGTTCCTTGGCTGCTGTGGAGCAATCAGAGAATCCGCTTGCATGCTGGGACTG TTCTTTATGTTCCTGCTCATCATTTTTGCTGCAGAGGTGGCCGCTGGTATCTGGGGATTGTCCAATCAGGAAAAG ATCGTGACCGATCTCCAGCAGTTCTATGAGCAGACGTTCAAAACCTACAAAGACACTAAACAGGAAGCACTGAGAGAATCTCTGCGAGCCATTCAGTACGGA TTGGAGTGCTGTGGAACAACAGGACTATTTTTTGATGGAGCAGCTGAAACCTGTCCCAAAAAGGAGGGACTTGAAATCTTAGTCACAAAG AACTGCCCAGATGCTATTAAGGAGATCTTCACCTCTAGGCTCCACGTGATTGGAGGAGTTGGGATTGGCATCGGTGTGGTCATG ATCTTCGGCATGATCTTCAGCATGCTGCTGTGCTGTGCCATCCGACGAACCCAGGACATCATATGA